In Brachyhypopomus gauderio isolate BG-103 unplaced genomic scaffold, BGAUD_0.2 sc75, whole genome shotgun sequence, the following proteins share a genomic window:
- the LOC143491466 gene encoding uncharacterized protein LOC143491466 yields MSECGGERSARGEDVLQLGMASSSTLTQLQDTEKTRDELDKKTEMSTEDRDCRDNMVSDLEEKVLRSKRDRRNSLHRTQLLESQMRTVRGELVDTLGHLQALRDVLRRSQQKAEERQAAMEKLTAELR; encoded by the exons ATGAGCGAGTGTGGTGGTGAGCGGAGCGCGAGAGGCGAGGATGTCCTGCAGCTGGGCATGGCCAGCAGCTCCACGCTCACCCAGCTGCAGGACACTGAGAAGACCAGAGACGAGCTGGACAAGAAGACGGAGATGAGTACAGAGGACAGGGACTGCAGGGACAACATGG TGTCTgatctggaggagaaggtgttGCGTAGTAAGAGGGATCGGCGTAACTCCCTACACCGCACCCAGCTGCTGGAGAGTCAGATGAGGACGGTGCGGGGGGAGCTGGTGGACACCCTGGGTCACCTGCAGGCGCTGCGAGACGTGCTGCGACGCTCACAGCAGAAGGCCGAGGAGCGCCAGGCCGCGATGGAGAAACTCACAGCGGAGCTCAGGTGA